One Streptomyces drozdowiczii DNA segment encodes these proteins:
- the dcd gene encoding dCTP deaminase, which yields MLLSDKDIRAEIDAGRVRIDPFDASMVQPSSIDVRLDRYFRVFENHRYPHIDPAVEQVDLTRTVEPEGDDAFILHPGEFVLASTYEVISLPDDLASRLEGKSSLGRLGLVTHSTAGFIDPGFSGHVTLELSNLATLPIKLWPGMKIGQLCMFRLSSPSEFPYGSERYGSRYQGQRGPTASRSFMNFHRTQV from the coding sequence GTGCTTCTCTCAGACAAGGACATCCGCGCCGAGATCGACGCCGGACGCGTACGCATTGATCCATTCGACGCGTCGATGGTGCAGCCGTCGAGCATCGACGTGCGGCTCGACCGCTATTTCCGGGTGTTCGAGAACCACCGCTACCCGCACATCGACCCCGCCGTCGAGCAGGTGGACCTGACCCGCACCGTCGAACCGGAGGGGGACGACGCGTTCATCCTGCACCCCGGGGAGTTCGTGCTGGCGTCGACGTACGAGGTCATCTCGCTGCCCGACGATCTCGCGTCGCGGCTGGAGGGGAAGAGCTCGCTCGGCCGGCTCGGGCTGGTCACGCATTCCACGGCCGGCTTCATCGACCCGGGCTTCTCCGGGCATGTGACCCTGGAGCTGTCGAATCTCGCGACGCTGCCGATAAAGCTCTGGCCGGGAATGAAGATCGGCCAGCTGTGCATGTTCCGGCTGAGTTCTCCGTCCGAGTTCCCTTACGGCTCCGAGCGGTACGGGTCGCGCTATCAGGGGCAGCGCGGTCCCACCGCGTCGCGCTCCTTCATGAATTTCCACCGGACGCAGGTGTGA
- a CDS encoding phosphoribosyltransferase gives MTDDVRENLTYDGFGHAVRELAQAVADDGYEPDVVLSIARGGVFVAGGLAYALDCKNIHLVNVEFYTGVGTTLEMPVMLAPVPNAIDFSDKKVLIADDVADTGKTLKLVRDFCIDHVAEVRSAVIYEKSHSLVKCEYVWKKTDRWINFPWSVEKPVVRRSGQVLDA, from the coding sequence ATGACCGACGATGTACGCGAGAATCTGACGTACGACGGCTTCGGCCACGCCGTACGCGAGCTGGCGCAGGCCGTGGCCGACGACGGGTACGAGCCGGACGTGGTGCTGAGCATCGCGCGCGGCGGGGTGTTCGTCGCGGGCGGGCTGGCGTACGCACTGGACTGCAAGAACATCCACCTGGTGAACGTGGAGTTCTACACCGGCGTGGGTACCACCCTGGAGATGCCGGTCATGCTGGCACCCGTGCCCAACGCGATCGACTTCTCGGACAAGAAGGTCCTGATCGCCGACGACGTCGCCGACACCGGCAAGACGCTGAAGCTGGTGCGCGACTTCTGCATCGACCACGTCGCCGAGGTGCGCTCCGCGGTCATCTACGAGAAGTCCCACTCGCTCGTGAAGTGCGAGTACGTGTGGAAGAAGACCGACCGCTGGATCAACTTCCCGTGGAGTGTCGAGAAGCCCGTCGTGCGGCGCAGTGGGCAGGTTCTCGACGCGTGA
- a CDS encoding VOC family protein, with the protein MSVELNHTIVHARNNRESAEFFANLLSLEITAEWGPFIAVGLANGVTLDFATVPVDSITPQHYAFLVSEEEFDAAYAQIGQRGIEHYADPQRKQPGAINHNDGGRGVYFMDPSGHAMELITVPYGGWAS; encoded by the coding sequence TTGTCAGTCGAGTTGAATCACACGATCGTCCACGCCCGGAACAACCGGGAATCCGCAGAGTTCTTCGCGAATCTGCTCAGCCTCGAGATCACCGCCGAGTGGGGCCCGTTCATCGCGGTCGGTCTCGCCAACGGCGTCACGCTGGATTTCGCCACCGTTCCGGTGGACAGCATCACGCCGCAGCACTACGCCTTCTTGGTCTCCGAGGAGGAGTTCGACGCGGCGTACGCGCAGATCGGACAGCGCGGCATCGAGCACTACGCCGACCCGCAGCGAAAGCAGCCGGGCGCGATCAATCACAACGACGGTGGTCGCGGCGTGTACTTCATGGACCCTTCGGGCCACGCCATGGAGCTCATCACCGTGCCGTACGGCGGCTGGGCCTCGTAA
- a CDS encoding ArsR/SmtB family transcription factor codes for MLTVASDIEVLARFGRALADPIRCRILLALRESPAYPADLADAIGVSRTRLSNHLACLRDCGLVVAIPDGRRTRYELADERLGHALDDLRTAVVAVETDRTCPDADEKSCC; via the coding sequence GTGCTGACTGTTGCCTCCGACATCGAAGTGCTGGCCAGGTTCGGCCGCGCCCTCGCCGATCCGATCCGCTGCCGCATCCTGCTCGCCCTCCGGGAGTCTCCGGCCTACCCGGCCGACCTCGCCGATGCGATCGGCGTCTCCCGTACCCGGCTGTCGAACCACCTCGCGTGCCTGCGCGACTGCGGCCTGGTCGTCGCCATCCCCGACGGCCGCCGCACCCGCTACGAGCTCGCCGACGAACGGCTCGGCCACGCCCTGGACGACCTGCGCACCGCCGTCGTGGCCGTCGAGACCGACCGCACCTGCCCGGATGCCGACGAGAAGAGTTGCTGCTGA
- a CDS encoding sulfurtransferase TusA family protein — MSTAPVPALTVDGTGMLCVTLLLKLRKEIDGAEPGTVVHVIATDPAAPLDLPAWCHMTGHHYLGAVPDPSGRSVYALRLAADARRTRPDAPWHTVDR; from the coding sequence ATGAGCACCGCGCCCGTGCCCGCCCTCACCGTCGACGGCACGGGCATGCTCTGCGTCACCCTCCTGCTGAAGCTGCGCAAGGAGATCGACGGCGCGGAACCGGGCACCGTCGTCCACGTCATCGCCACCGACCCGGCCGCTCCGCTGGACCTGCCCGCCTGGTGCCACATGACCGGCCACCACTACCTCGGTGCGGTCCCCGACCCCTCCGGGCGGTCGGTCTACGCGCTGCGGCTCGCCGCCGACGCCCGCCGCACCAGGCCGGACGCCCCGTGGCACACCGTCGACCGCTGA
- a CDS encoding sulfite exporter TauE/SafE family protein → MDWTIWAGLAAGLLISVVTAPVGVSGAVFLLPVQLSLLGVPSPAVTPTNLLFNVVAGPGALWRYRRDGALRDGLARRLVLWTLPGVVAGAAVRVFALPGPGVFRLLVAALLLPLGTWLCLRTLHPVRQRPDAAEPSAPALAALALMVGTVGGIYGIGGGSLLGPVLAARGMPMTRIAPATLATTFTTSIAGAAAYAVLALASPGPVAPHWWLGLACGLGGLIGGYLGARLQPRLPETLLRLLLGTLAATLGTLYAAQAVA, encoded by the coding sequence GTGGACTGGACGATCTGGGCAGGGCTCGCGGCCGGTCTGCTGATCTCGGTGGTGACCGCACCGGTCGGTGTGTCCGGCGCGGTCTTCCTCCTCCCGGTCCAGCTCAGCCTTCTCGGAGTGCCCAGCCCCGCCGTCACGCCGACGAACCTGCTCTTCAACGTAGTGGCCGGGCCCGGCGCACTCTGGCGCTACCGCCGCGACGGCGCCCTCCGCGACGGCCTGGCCCGGCGCCTCGTCCTGTGGACGCTGCCCGGTGTCGTCGCCGGCGCCGCCGTCCGCGTCTTCGCCCTCCCCGGCCCGGGCGTCTTCCGGCTGCTGGTCGCCGCTCTCCTTCTGCCACTGGGCACATGGCTGTGCCTGCGCACACTGCACCCGGTTCGGCAGCGTCCCGACGCGGCCGAACCGTCGGCCCCCGCCCTCGCGGCCCTCGCCCTGATGGTCGGAACGGTGGGCGGGATCTACGGGATCGGCGGCGGTTCCCTGCTCGGCCCCGTCCTCGCCGCGCGCGGCATGCCGATGACCCGTATCGCACCGGCCACGCTCGCCACGACCTTCACCACGTCCATCGCCGGGGCCGCCGCGTACGCCGTGCTGGCCCTGGCAAGCCCGGGCCCCGTGGCACCCCACTGGTGGCTGGGCCTGGCCTGCGGCCTCGGCGGCCTGATCGGCGGCTATCTCGGCGCCCGGCTTCAACCCCGCCTGCCCGAAACCCTGCTCCGCCTCCTGCTCGGCACCCTAGCCGCCACCCTCGGCACGCTCTACGCCGCCCAGGCAGTGGCCTGA
- a CDS encoding class I SAM-dependent methyltransferase, producing MADEQELAEIQQRHWQDTYTAHPGMYGERPSVPAAWAADVFRAAGARDVLELGAGHGRDALHFAREGFTVRATDFSTVGLEQLRASARAQDVDGRVGTAVHDVRDPLPLADASVDGVFAHMLLCMALSTEEIHAAVREVRRVLRPGGVFVYTVRHTGDAHYGAGTAHGDDIYEHGGFAVHFFDRALVDDLAAGWALDDVHAFEEGDLPRRLWRVTQSVPR from the coding sequence GTGGCGGACGAGCAGGAACTGGCCGAGATCCAGCAGCGGCACTGGCAGGACACCTACACAGCCCATCCGGGCATGTACGGAGAGCGGCCCTCCGTCCCGGCCGCGTGGGCGGCCGACGTGTTCCGTGCGGCCGGTGCCCGTGACGTGCTGGAACTCGGCGCCGGGCACGGCCGGGACGCCCTGCACTTCGCCCGCGAGGGGTTCACCGTCCGGGCCACCGACTTCTCCACCGTCGGCCTTGAACAGTTGCGAGCGTCCGCCCGCGCCCAGGACGTCGACGGCCGGGTCGGCACGGCGGTGCACGACGTACGTGACCCTCTGCCCCTGGCCGACGCCTCCGTGGACGGGGTCTTCGCCCACATGCTGCTGTGCATGGCTCTCTCCACGGAGGAGATCCACGCGGCGGTCCGCGAGGTCCGCCGCGTCCTGCGGCCCGGCGGCGTGTTCGTCTACACCGTCCGGCACACCGGCGACGCGCACTACGGCGCCGGCACCGCCCACGGTGACGACATCTACGAACACGGAGGCTTCGCCGTCCACTTCTTCGACCGCGCCCTGGTCGACGACCTCGCCGCAGGATGGGCCCTGGACGATGTCCACGCCTTCGAGGAGGGCGACCTGCCGCGTCGGCTCTGGCGCGTCACCCAGAGCGTGCCCCGATGA
- a CDS encoding Shedu anti-phage system protein SduA domain-containing protein, with amino-acid sequence MTTFRSSSTLREMVSGARELTKHPSVLERIDAVLRVMGPAFGRTGYGKGRPLVDTLEDVAQESLLVGDFALAQRFQRFAAYAGGELFLEILENYYDEDARRSSEEGMRRLVAMGADRAVAVLDALSESDPEATVADVRDLFHGIALSVDHLGLGTEEGGIRLPTRERRRLQQYGHMELVLRDLPRPASAEAARMVGDFLADADAGLLAQLLELKARRAGLDALRAVVEDGTSSESALHARLKNQEWIFGGAYVAELARRQYTADTILDIPLLRGDGSLHVVELKRANIKDLVIRRSGHLMLGAPAHHAVSQAQNYLRTMDENREAILADHGVDTRRASATVVIGHPRFVSGGITPKEIAETLRTYNTHAARIEVITYETLLESAARMLALASAQQDPDQAEEPTA; translated from the coding sequence ATGACGACATTCCGATCTAGTTCCACGCTCCGGGAGATGGTCAGCGGGGCTCGGGAGCTCACTAAGCACCCGAGCGTGCTGGAGCGCATCGATGCAGTACTGCGCGTCATGGGCCCTGCCTTCGGCAGGACCGGGTACGGCAAAGGCAGGCCCCTGGTGGACACCTTGGAAGATGTCGCCCAAGAATCGCTCCTAGTCGGAGACTTTGCTCTTGCGCAGCGGTTCCAGCGCTTTGCCGCCTATGCCGGTGGTGAGCTGTTCCTCGAAATTCTGGAGAACTATTACGACGAGGACGCTCGGCGTAGTAGCGAGGAGGGCATGCGGAGGCTGGTGGCCATGGGCGCCGATCGAGCCGTGGCCGTTCTGGATGCTCTCTCCGAGAGCGACCCGGAGGCGACCGTAGCCGATGTGCGGGACCTCTTTCACGGTATAGCCCTGTCCGTGGACCACTTGGGCCTCGGTACAGAGGAGGGTGGGATCCGGCTTCCCACTCGAGAAAGGAGGAGACTCCAGCAGTACGGGCACATGGAGCTTGTCCTGAGGGACCTGCCGCGACCGGCCTCGGCCGAGGCGGCGCGGATGGTGGGCGATTTCCTCGCGGATGCCGACGCGGGGTTGCTGGCTCAGTTGCTGGAGTTGAAGGCCCGGCGAGCGGGTCTCGACGCTCTGCGTGCTGTGGTGGAGGACGGGACGAGCTCGGAGAGTGCCCTCCACGCCCGTCTGAAGAATCAGGAGTGGATTTTCGGCGGTGCCTACGTGGCAGAGCTGGCACGCCGGCAGTACACCGCAGACACGATTCTGGATATCCCGCTTCTGCGGGGTGACGGATCCCTTCATGTGGTGGAACTCAAGCGTGCCAACATCAAGGATCTGGTGATCCGGCGCAGTGGCCACCTCATGTTGGGCGCCCCGGCCCACCACGCGGTGTCGCAGGCCCAAAACTACCTCCGCACCATGGATGAGAACCGCGAGGCCATCCTCGCGGACCACGGAGTCGATACCCGTAGGGCCTCGGCAACGGTTGTGATCGGGCATCCGCGATTCGTCAGTGGTGGCATTACCCCCAAGGAGATCGCGGAGACACTCCGCACCTACAACACACACGCGGCACGCATTGAAGTGATCACGTACGAGACCCTGCTGGAGTCAGCAGCCCGGATGCTGGCCCTCGCGTCGGCGCAGCAGGATCCTGACCAGGCCGAGGAGCCCACGGCATGA
- a CDS encoding DNA-binding protein, with translation MSERIETVILDSEGLSAWIAQDRKLLAMLQVFHDMGADLVIGANTIVEVSHSRTNMPRLNWALSRVKVEPVTEQAAKAAAELLKGAGLHGHKYAIDATVAEVALRQPKPVALLTSDSDDMAKLCGSQVRIIPL, from the coding sequence GTGAGCGAGCGCATCGAGACCGTCATCCTGGACTCGGAAGGGCTCTCCGCCTGGATCGCGCAGGATCGCAAGCTACTTGCGATGCTTCAGGTCTTCCATGACATGGGAGCCGACCTGGTTATCGGGGCCAACACCATCGTTGAAGTCAGCCACTCCCGCACCAATATGCCGCGCCTGAACTGGGCTCTGTCCCGCGTAAAGGTGGAGCCGGTCACCGAACAGGCGGCGAAGGCGGCGGCTGAGCTTCTCAAAGGTGCCGGACTTCACGGGCACAAGTACGCCATCGACGCCACGGTCGCCGAAGTCGCCCTGCGCCAGCCGAAACCCGTCGCTCTGCTGACCTCCGACAGCGACGACATGGCCAAGCTCTGCGGCAGCCAGGTTCGCATCATCCCTCTCTGA
- a CDS encoding type II toxin-antitoxin system CcdA family antitoxin, with amino-acid sequence MSSTTRITVTLPSDQVAELRKLTDNVSGYVAEAVARQIRHQLLGGDLRRHEEDHGPFSNEELAEARAKIFDSAGSSQDADAA; translated from the coding sequence ATGTCCTCAACGACTCGCATCACCGTCACCCTCCCTAGCGACCAGGTGGCGGAGCTCCGCAAGCTCACGGACAACGTCTCCGGTTACGTGGCGGAAGCCGTGGCCCGTCAGATTCGGCACCAGCTCCTGGGCGGCGACCTCCGCCGCCACGAGGAAGATCACGGCCCCTTCAGCAACGAGGAGCTCGCTGAGGCCCGCGCAAAGATCTTCGACTCCGCTGGTTCCTCCCAGGACGCGGACGCCGCGTGA